One region of Tachysurus vachellii isolate PV-2020 chromosome 11, HZAU_Pvac_v1, whole genome shotgun sequence genomic DNA includes:
- the LOC132853666 gene encoding rhamnose-binding lectin-like, translating into MTFFLKLTLLTFIAVPSLFVSGENMITCEGDVHRLTCDTGLISVKYSFYGRTDNNTCGIKWSPYDSVNTSCSLKISTIADRCNGLKVCEVNTALIENPDLCYGTYKYYNTTYECINGRLAVICERGYSTLDCGDGSIQIINANYGRADSVTCSSGLSNNLIQNTNCYSPNALSKVATLCNGQRSCEVEASYTVFTEPCTGTVKYLTVSYICTRLTVTCEHNTAVLSCGAHHINIIGANYGRTDSTTCSSGRPHSQITFTNCYLPDTLHKVAARCEGQRRCEVPATNGFFSDPCYGTFKYLTVVYSCI; encoded by the exons ATGACGTTCTTCCTGAAGCTCACTCTACTCACCT TTATTGCAGTTCCAAGCTTGTTTGTTTCTGGAG aaaatatgatTACCTGTGAAGGTGATGTCCATCGACTTACTTGTG ACACCGGACTGATATCAGTGAAGTATTCTTTCTATGGCCGTACTGACAACAATACCTGCGGTATAAAGTGGTCCCCATATGACTCGGTCAATACTAGCTGTTCTTTGAAGATTTCCACTATTGCTGATAG ATGCAATGGACTAAAAGTGTGTGAGGTAAATACGGCTTTAATTGAGAACCCTGACCTATGTTATGGAACTTACAAGTACTACAACACCACGTACGAGTGCATCAATGGCA GGTTAGCTGTTATTTGTGAGCGTGGCTACAGCACACTGGATTGCG GAGATGGTTCTATTCAGATCATAAATGCGAACTATGGCCGTGCTGATTCAGTAACCTGTTCCAGTGGACTTTCTAACAATTTGATCCAGAACACCAACTGTTACTCTCCAAACGCACTCTCAAAAGTGGCCActct CTGTAATGGACAGAGGAGTTGTGAGGTAGAAGCTTCGTACACTGTCTTTACTGAGCCATGCACTGGGACTGTTAAATACCTTACAGTGTCCTACATCTGCACCA GATTGACTGTGACCTGTGAACACAATACTGCTGTACTTTCATGTG GTGCCCACCATATAAATATCATCGGTGCGAACTACGGCCGAACCGATTCCACCACGTGTTCTTCAGGACGACCTCACAGTCAGATCACCTTTACAAATTGCTACTTGCCTGACACATTACATAAAGTTGCAGCTAG ATGTGAAGGACAAAGAAGATGTGAGGTGCCTGCGACCAACGGTTTCTTCTCTGACCCCTGCTATGGCACCTTTAAGTACCTGACAGTTGTATACTCCTGTATCTAA
- the LOC132853673 gene encoding L-rhamnose-binding lectin CSL2-like has protein sequence MMLLQLTLFTLLMAALDLHVSGEKEVTCTSRNHTCPRVVACDGGTAVLNCGHRHIRIITAFYGRLDSITCAAGRPANQICNRHCSLPSAQYIVSSRCNGRCYCHVPVQTCVLPDPCYGTYKYLSISYYCA, from the exons ATGATGCTCCTGCAGCTCACATTATTCACCT TACTTATGGCCGCTCTGGACCTTCACGTGTCTGGAG AGAAAGAAGTTACCTGTACTTCCCGGAACCACACTTGTC CAAGAGTTGTTGCCTGTGATGGTGGTACTGCTGTGCTGAACTGCG gtCATCGTCATATAAGGATCATCACCGCGTTCTACGGCCGACTCGATTCCATCACTTGTGCTGCAGGACGACCTGCCAATCAAATCTGTAACAGACATTGCTCCTTGCCCAGTGCACAATACATTGTTTCATCTAG ATGTAATGGAAGGTGCTACTGTCACGTGCCGGTTCAAACGTGTGTCTTGCCTGATCCCTGCTATGGCACCTATAAGTACCTGTCAATTTCTTACTACTGTGCCT AA